Proteins co-encoded in one Zymomonas mobilis subsp. mobilis ATCC 10988 genomic window:
- the trmFO gene encoding methylenetetrahydrofolate--tRNA-(uracil(54)-C(5))-methyltransferase (FADH(2)-oxidizing) TrmFO has product MQPVNIIGGGLAGSEAAWQLASRQIPVRLFEMRGREKTPAHSTDKLAELVCSNSFRSDDPNSNAVGVLHAEMRKMGSLIMMIADQHRVPAGSALAVDREGFAEAVTNRLQNHPLIEIHRERIDHIPDETTIIASGPLTSDSLANAITELTGRDALSFFDAIAPIVYRDSIDMDIAWFQSRWDKGDGHDYINCPLNKEEYLAFHAALLAGEKGDFHEWEKDTPYFEGCMPIEVMADRGIDTLRFGPMKPVGLDDPRTGRWPYGAVQLRQDNALGTLWNMVGFQTKLKYAEQIRVFRMIPGLEKAEFARLGGMHRNSFIRSPVLLDEYLRLKKQTNIRFAGQITGCEGYIESASIGLLAGIFTAADKLDRKVSSPPVESALGALLGHITKNADPDHYQPMNINFGLFPPISEKHPKKQRKAMMAERARKALDQWISEEAFLKSSILEQ; this is encoded by the coding sequence ATGCAGCCTGTCAATATTATCGGTGGAGGCCTTGCCGGTTCAGAAGCCGCATGGCAACTTGCTAGCCGACAAATTCCGGTCAGACTTTTTGAAATGCGTGGGCGTGAAAAAACGCCTGCGCATAGCACAGATAAGTTAGCTGAATTGGTTTGCTCCAATAGCTTCCGGTCAGATGATCCCAACAGCAATGCCGTCGGCGTGTTACATGCTGAAATGCGGAAAATGGGCTCTCTGATTATGATGATAGCTGATCAGCACCGTGTTCCTGCCGGATCAGCGCTGGCTGTTGATCGTGAAGGTTTCGCAGAAGCCGTAACCAATAGATTACAAAATCATCCTTTAATCGAGATTCACCGCGAGCGGATTGACCATATCCCCGATGAAACTACGATTATTGCATCGGGACCTTTGACTTCTGACAGTTTAGCCAATGCTATCACGGAATTAACCGGTCGGGATGCGCTTTCCTTTTTTGATGCTATTGCACCGATTGTCTATCGAGACAGCATTGATATGGATATCGCCTGGTTCCAATCCCGCTGGGACAAAGGCGATGGTCATGATTATATCAACTGCCCTTTGAACAAAGAGGAATATCTCGCTTTTCACGCGGCCTTATTGGCAGGGGAAAAGGGTGATTTTCATGAGTGGGAAAAAGATACCCCTTATTTCGAAGGATGCATGCCTATCGAAGTCATGGCCGATCGCGGCATTGATACCCTCCGTTTTGGGCCCATGAAACCTGTAGGACTGGATGATCCTCGAACAGGACGATGGCCTTATGGCGCGGTGCAATTAAGGCAGGATAATGCTCTTGGCACCCTTTGGAATATGGTCGGCTTTCAAACCAAGTTAAAATATGCCGAACAAATTCGTGTTTTCAGAATGATACCAGGACTAGAAAAAGCTGAATTTGCTCGGTTAGGGGGAATGCATCGGAACAGCTTTATTCGTTCCCCTGTCCTACTGGATGAATATTTACGTCTGAAAAAACAGACTAACATCCGTTTTGCTGGTCAGATTACCGGTTGTGAAGGTTATATTGAATCGGCTTCAATCGGATTGTTAGCAGGTATTTTTACTGCCGCAGATAAACTCGATAGGAAGGTTTCTTCTCCTCCAGTCGAATCAGCTTTAGGTGCATTATTGGGACATATCACTAAAAACGCTGATCCTGACCACTACCAGCCTATGAATATCAATTTTGGGTTATTTCCACCTATTTCGGAAAAACATCCCAAAAAACAGCGAAAAGCTATGATGGCGGAAAGAGCTAGAAAAGCCCTTGATCAATGGATCTCCGAAGAGGCTTTTCTGAAAAGCTCTATTTTAGAGCAGTAA
- a CDS encoding Gfo/Idh/MocA family protein: MTNKISSSDNLSNAVSATDDNASRTPNLTRRALVGGGVGLAAAGALASGLQAATLPAGASQVPTTPAGRPMPYAIRPMPEDRRFGYAIVGLGKYALNQILPGFAGCQHSRIEALVSGNAEKAKIVAAEYGVDPRKIYDYSNFDKIAKDPKIDAVYIILPNSLHAEFAIRAFKAGKHVMCEKPMATSVADCQRMIDAAKAANKKLMIGYRCHYDPMNRAAVKLIRENQLGKLGMVTTDNSDVMDQNDPAQQWRLRRELAGGGSLMDIGIYGLNGTRYLLGEEPIEVRAYTYSDPNDERFVEVEDRIIWQMRFRSGALSHGASSYSTTTTSRFSVQGDKAVLLMDPATGYYQNLISVQTPGHANQSMMPQFIMPANNQFSAQLDHLAEAVLNNKPVRSPGEEGMQDVRLIQAIYEAARTGRPVNTDWGYVRQGGY, translated from the coding sequence ATGACGAACAAAATCTCGTCTTCAGATAATCTTTCCAATGCTGTTTCAGCAACGGATGACAACGCTTCCCGTACGCCAAATCTGACCCGTCGCGCTCTCGTTGGTGGTGGTGTTGGACTGGCCGCAGCTGGCGCCTTAGCCAGTGGTCTTCAGGCAGCGACGCTTCCTGCTGGTGCCAGCCAGGTTCCGACCACGCCTGCAGGTCGCCCGATGCCTTACGCGATCCGCCCGATGCCGGAAGATCGTCGTTTCGGTTATGCTATCGTCGGTCTGGGTAAATATGCCCTTAACCAGATTTTACCGGGCTTTGCCGGATGCCAGCATTCCCGCATCGAAGCTTTGGTCAGCGGTAACGCTGAAAAAGCTAAAATCGTTGCCGCTGAATATGGCGTCGATCCCCGTAAAATTTATGATTACAGCAACTTCGACAAGATCGCTAAAGATCCAAAAATCGACGCTGTTTACATCATTTTGCCAAACTCTTTGCATGCTGAATTTGCTATCCGTGCTTTCAAAGCCGGCAAGCATGTTATGTGTGAAAAGCCGATGGCAACCTCTGTTGCTGATTGTCAGCGGATGATCGATGCAGCCAAGGCTGCTAATAAAAAGCTGATGATCGGTTACCGTTGCCACTATGATCCAATGAACCGTGCAGCGGTAAAATTGATCCGTGAAAACCAGTTGGGTAAACTGGGCATGGTTACCACCGACAACTCAGACGTTATGGATCAGAACGATCCTGCACAGCAGTGGCGTCTGCGTCGTGAACTCGCCGGTGGCGGTTCTTTGATGGATATCGGTATTTATGGCTTGAACGGTACCCGTTACTTGCTGGGTGAAGAACCGATCGAAGTCCGTGCTTACACCTACAGCGATCCGAATGATGAACGTTTCGTTGAAGTCGAAGATCGTATTATTTGGCAGATGCGCTTCAGAAGCGGTGCTCTGTCTCATGGTGCATCGTCTTATTCGACCACGACGACTTCACGTTTCTCGGTGCAGGGCGACAAAGCTGTTCTGTTGATGGATCCGGCTACCGGATATTATCAGAATTTGATTTCTGTCCAGACCCCAGGCCATGCTAACCAGTCGATGATGCCACAGTTCATCATGCCAGCGAACAACCAGTTCTCTGCACAGTTGGATCATCTGGCTGAAGCCGTCCTCAATAACAAACCAGTTCGTAGCCCGGGTGAAGAAGGTATGCAGGATGTGCGCCTGATTCAGGCCATTTACGAAGCTGCCCGTACCGGTCGCCCCGTCAACACGGATTGGGGTTATGTCCGTCAGGGTGGTTATTGA
- a CDS encoding AEC family transporter, with translation MLEVIISALLPIIITLMIGFFAGWRGEFTANQASTLNKMVLRYALPMTLFSGILSLPKTQILSSGSAAIILLLAMAGGYLITLGIGYFVCQRPVNESALLALSVSAPAVPFVGITVLGHLFGTASTILVSICSLMMNLVQVPVTIFLLSAYSPKKNTDKIATDSSFFSHIRHAFTEPIVIAPILALICVSLSIPFPETLKSSLMLLGKATGGVALFSSGIILFSRKVILSKTVASLVLSKNIIIPTAVWVLASINKTPPLIIEQTTITMAIPSAAITTMLAIRYQLMEQDMASTLFFSTILSIISMGGFILLTAI, from the coding sequence ATGCTAGAAGTCATTATATCGGCATTACTACCGATTATAATTACTTTAATGATAGGTTTTTTCGCTGGCTGGCGTGGTGAATTTACGGCAAATCAAGCCTCGACCTTGAATAAAATGGTCTTACGCTATGCCTTACCTATGACTTTATTCTCTGGGATTTTATCACTTCCCAAAACACAGATTTTATCGTCGGGTTCTGCCGCAATTATTTTACTTTTAGCCATGGCTGGCGGCTATCTAATTACACTTGGGATAGGATATTTTGTCTGCCAGCGCCCAGTGAATGAATCTGCTCTTTTAGCTCTTTCTGTTAGCGCACCTGCAGTTCCTTTTGTTGGCATAACAGTTCTAGGGCATTTATTTGGCACTGCCAGCACGATATTGGTTTCAATATGTAGCCTGATGATGAACCTCGTGCAGGTTCCCGTTACCATTTTTCTTTTGTCAGCGTATTCCCCAAAAAAGAATACTGACAAAATAGCCACGGATAGTTCTTTTTTTTCTCATATCAGACATGCTTTTACCGAACCTATTGTTATTGCCCCTATTCTAGCTCTTATCTGTGTCAGTCTCTCTATTCCTTTCCCTGAAACCTTAAAATCTTCTTTAATGCTACTAGGAAAAGCGACCGGAGGCGTTGCGCTTTTCTCTTCTGGTATAATTTTATTTTCTCGAAAAGTTATTTTAAGTAAAACAGTAGCATCTTTAGTTTTATCAAAAAATATTATTATTCCAACAGCGGTATGGGTTCTTGCGTCTATAAATAAAACCCCTCCCCTTATCATTGAACAGACAACAATCACTATGGCTATTCCCAGCGCAGCCATCACAACCATGCTAGCCATCCGATATCAATTGATGGAACAGGATATGGCTTCGACTTTATTTTTTAGCACAATTTTATCTATTATCTCTATGGGAGGATTTATTCTTCTAACCGCCATTTAA
- a CDS encoding acetolactate synthase large subunit: MSDTKSTVAKLLVKCLEAEGVEYVFGIPGEENIRLIDAMADSSIRFILVRHEQGASFMADMYGRLTGKAGVCTATLGPGAINLLLGVADAQTDSTPMVAISAQVGLNRIYKESHQYIDLQGMFAPVTKWSDTILTPASVPEMMRKAFDLAQRERPGAVYLAVPQDLEESDVSADLKPITVHPVHTTAPDPDQVAATIDLIKKAKQPIILAGHGVARSHASKQLIELSELLNVPVATTFMAKGVIPDRHPNALGVAGFMRRDYENFAFDAADVILSVGYELQEFAPSKINPNHDKKIVHIHHFAEDIDAAYPVAIAIEADIDKSLDALIDGLKKTTFPKFDNHAKIKQIKKEELDGNADDQSFPLKPQRIISDIRKAMGDDDIVLADTGAIKMWMARLYPTQKPSTCLISNGLSTMAFALPGALAAKLACPDRKVLAVMGDGSFLMNSQEIETAIRENIPLVVLIWVDDAYGLIKWKMDLEIKHHRDVDFTNPDFVQYAESFGAKGYEIKSADMLLPVIEKALADDGVSIIACPVDYAENNKLTDKLGDLTITI, from the coding sequence ATGTCTGATACAAAGTCTACGGTGGCGAAGCTGTTAGTTAAATGCCTTGAAGCCGAAGGCGTCGAATATGTTTTTGGTATCCCGGGTGAAGAAAATATCCGTCTTATTGATGCCATGGCGGATTCTTCTATCCGTTTCATCCTGGTTCGCCATGAACAAGGTGCATCCTTTATGGCGGATATGTATGGTCGCCTAACTGGCAAGGCCGGTGTTTGCACCGCAACCTTGGGGCCCGGTGCCATCAATCTTTTACTGGGCGTTGCCGATGCTCAAACCGATAGCACCCCTATGGTTGCCATCAGTGCGCAAGTCGGTCTTAACCGTATTTATAAAGAGTCTCATCAATATATTGACCTTCAGGGCATGTTTGCCCCTGTTACTAAATGGTCAGACACGATCCTGACGCCAGCATCCGTGCCAGAAATGATGCGGAAAGCCTTTGACCTTGCCCAAAGAGAGCGCCCTGGTGCGGTTTATCTAGCAGTACCACAGGATTTAGAAGAATCTGATGTCTCTGCGGATTTAAAGCCAATCACCGTCCATCCGGTTCACACAACAGCACCAGATCCTGATCAGGTAGCTGCCACGATTGATTTGATTAAGAAGGCAAAGCAGCCAATCATTCTGGCGGGTCACGGCGTTGCTCGTAGCCATGCATCAAAACAGCTCATTGAATTGTCTGAACTTTTAAACGTTCCGGTTGCAACTACCTTTATGGCAAAAGGTGTCATTCCTGATCGCCACCCCAATGCTCTGGGTGTTGCTGGCTTTATGCGCCGCGACTATGAAAATTTTGCGTTTGATGCAGCTGATGTCATTTTGTCAGTTGGATATGAATTGCAGGAATTTGCACCTTCAAAAATCAATCCTAATCACGACAAAAAGATTGTCCATATCCATCATTTTGCTGAAGATATCGATGCAGCTTATCCGGTAGCCATTGCTATTGAAGCGGATATCGACAAATCTTTGGATGCGTTGATTGATGGATTGAAGAAAACAACTTTCCCGAAATTCGACAATCATGCCAAAATTAAACAGATCAAAAAAGAAGAATTAGACGGGAATGCGGATGATCAGAGCTTCCCGCTGAAACCACAGCGGATTATCTCTGATATCAGAAAAGCTATGGGCGATGATGATATCGTTCTGGCTGATACAGGCGCTATCAAAATGTGGATGGCTCGCCTCTATCCGACCCAAAAGCCTTCGACTTGTTTAATTTCAAATGGTCTCTCTACGATGGCCTTTGCGCTACCAGGTGCTTTGGCTGCTAAACTTGCCTGCCCTGACCGGAAAGTTCTCGCTGTAATGGGCGACGGCTCATTCCTGATGAATTCACAGGAAATTGAAACAGCTATCCGCGAAAATATTCCGCTGGTTGTGCTGATCTGGGTCGATGACGCTTATGGCCTTATTAAATGGAAAATGGATCTGGAAATAAAGCATCACCGCGATGTGGACTTTACCAATCCTGATTTTGTTCAATATGCAGAAAGTTTCGGGGCTAAAGGCTACGAAATCAAAAGTGCCGATATGTTGTTACCTGTCATTGAAAAAGCATTAGCCGATGATGGTGTGTCTATCATCGCTTGCCCAGTAGACTACGCAGAAAACAACAAATTGACCGATAAATTAGGTGATCTGACGATCACAATCTAA
- a CDS encoding histidine kinase, with the protein MKDKLPFILGGVAILIASGVFLLCRSGRASDIISKSIKSTSPVRIYAENAKNTYINNKFSRHFEHLDLDHDQKISRDEYLAGRKRAFERLDKNHDNMLSFDEYAASAVRHFDQADQDHDGFLNKEDLASIDRSRNHEDIK; encoded by the coding sequence ATGAAAGATAAATTGCCATTTATTCTAGGTGGAGTCGCTATTCTTATTGCTTCTGGCGTATTTTTATTATGCCGCTCGGGGCGAGCATCTGATATTATTTCAAAGTCAATTAAATCGACATCTCCTGTACGAATATATGCCGAAAATGCAAAAAATACTTATATAAATAATAAGTTTAGTCGGCATTTTGAACATCTAGATTTAGATCATGATCAGAAAATAAGCCGCGATGAATATTTAGCTGGACGCAAAAGAGCATTTGAACGGCTAGATAAAAACCATGATAACATGCTGAGTTTCGATGAGTATGCCGCTTCTGCGGTCAGACATTTTGATCAGGCAGATCAAGATCATGATGGATTTTTAAACAAAGAAGACCTTGCCTCTATAGACAGAAGCCGAAATCATGAAGATATAAAATAA
- the cas6f gene encoding type I-F CRISPR-associated endoribonuclease Cas6/Csy4, with protein MLANPVDSYQDIYILPNQEIAPHIIMEKLFSLLHLELVRLGSQHIGISFPEHDNNKPCLGFVDKGR; from the coding sequence ATGCTAGCTAATCCTGTCGATTCCTATCAGGATATCTATATCTTACCTAATCAGGAAATAGCCCCTCATATTATCATGGAAAAGCTATTTTCTCTACTGCATTTAGAATTAGTGCGGTTGGGTAGCCAGCATATTGGTATCAGTTTTCCAGAGCATGATAATAATAAACCTTGTCTAGGTTTTGTTGACAAAGGAAGGTAA
- the csy3 gene encoding type I-F CRISPR-associated protein Csy3 — translation MSEEKNLKTASVLSFERKLDPSDALFFSGNWSDKDDDTAWQPIHLREKSVRGTISNRIPSKTGDDPIKLKAAIEKPNLQTVDVATLPFDSDTLKVEFTLRVLGGVGEPAACNSMEYRSKLVATISHYIDTHGLDILGNRYAANLANGRFLWRNRLGADAISIQITRLSGEESTLVGIFDALAHPLRQFEEKSVSEELEALAKLITAGLAGQEHVLLRVKAFIRMGAGQEVFPSQELLLDKGKSTKSRFLYSVGQDEKAIAAIHSQKIGNALRTIDTWYPDAEINGPIAVEPYGSVTTQGVAYRQPKAKKDFYNLLDAWVLKDKEPAIEDQHFVIAVLVRGGVFGDAS, via the coding sequence ATGTCTGAAGAAAAGAATTTAAAAACAGCGTCTGTTCTATCTTTTGAGCGTAAATTAGATCCTTCCGATGCTTTGTTTTTTTCTGGTAATTGGAGCGACAAAGACGATGATACGGCATGGCAACCAATTCATTTGCGCGAAAAATCGGTTCGTGGCACAATTTCCAACCGTATTCCTTCAAAGACTGGAGATGATCCAATCAAGTTGAAGGCGGCTATCGAAAAGCCCAATCTGCAAACGGTGGATGTTGCGACGCTGCCTTTTGATAGTGATACACTGAAAGTAGAATTTACTTTGCGTGTTTTGGGCGGCGTTGGTGAGCCTGCTGCCTGTAATAGTATGGAGTATCGTTCTAAATTAGTGGCTACTATCAGCCATTATATTGATACTCATGGACTTGATATTTTAGGGAATCGATACGCTGCTAATTTGGCAAATGGTCGTTTCCTATGGCGGAATCGCTTGGGTGCGGATGCTATATCTATTCAAATAACTCGATTAAGCGGTGAGGAATCAACTCTAGTCGGTATTTTTGATGCATTAGCGCATCCTCTCCGTCAATTTGAAGAGAAGTCAGTTTCAGAAGAGTTAGAAGCCTTGGCGAAACTGATAACGGCAGGCTTAGCTGGGCAGGAACATGTTTTGCTCCGCGTAAAAGCTTTTATTCGCATGGGAGCAGGACAGGAAGTATTCCCTTCGCAGGAATTGCTGCTTGATAAAGGAAAAAGCACGAAAAGCCGTTTTCTCTACAGCGTTGGTCAAGATGAAAAGGCGATTGCAGCTATTCATTCTCAAAAAATTGGGAATGCCTTAAGAACTATTGATACATGGTATCCTGACGCCGAAATCAATGGCCCGATTGCAGTTGAACCTTATGGCTCTGTTACAACGCAAGGGGTCGCTTATCGCCAGCCAAAGGCAAAAAAAGACTTTTACAATTTATTGGATGCTTGGGTATTAAAAGATAAAGAGCCTGCAATCGAAGACCAGCATTTTGTGATAGCTGTATTAGTAAGAGGGGGAGTCTTTGGGGATGCTAGCTAA
- the csy2 gene encoding type I-F CRISPR-associated protein Csy2, with product METELPFSSHMLILPHIRVQNANAISSPLTHGFPSITAFMGFMWALERKAHAAGIDDIMFNAVGVICHDFQEQVTDSGFTYAFNLTRNPIEKGGKTAPIIEEGRIHLDVSLLLAIAFKGEGKENYQIDEYVEKIAVIAQNMRIAGGSIIPPSPNMAKHRKPHWIECNTSSDNDNNFSDYRKNCYRLLPGYALVERSGLIAERLKKMQETQPEATSLDAWLSLSRVNWRCKSEAQSPKTETKKENIWENDQDNGWIVPIPVGYGAVGEMQPSGSVSSARDNTIPFQPVESLFSIGEWIAPFRLKHPNDLLWYPSSFLGEKNIIEKSVYRCHNFYQYSL from the coding sequence ATGGAAACAGAATTACCCTTCTCAAGCCATATGTTGATTTTGCCTCATATCAGGGTGCAAAATGCCAATGCTATTTCTAGCCCGCTTACGCATGGATTCCCTTCTATCACAGCCTTTATGGGTTTTATGTGGGCATTAGAGCGCAAAGCTCATGCCGCTGGTATTGACGATATAATGTTTAATGCAGTGGGGGTTATTTGTCATGATTTTCAGGAGCAGGTGACAGATAGCGGTTTTACTTATGCTTTTAATCTGACGCGTAATCCAATTGAAAAAGGCGGGAAAACAGCGCCAATCATTGAAGAAGGGCGTATCCATCTTGATGTCTCTTTATTGCTCGCTATTGCCTTTAAAGGTGAGGGTAAAGAAAATTACCAAATTGACGAGTATGTCGAAAAGATAGCTGTTATTGCGCAAAATATGCGTATTGCTGGCGGAAGTATTATACCTCCCTCTCCCAATATGGCGAAGCATAGGAAACCGCATTGGATAGAATGTAATACTTCTTCTGATAACGATAATAACTTTTCTGATTATCGTAAAAATTGTTATCGTCTTTTGCCGGGCTATGCTCTGGTTGAGCGAAGTGGCCTTATTGCTGAACGCTTAAAAAAAATGCAGGAGACCCAGCCAGAGGCGACCTCTTTGGATGCGTGGCTTTCATTATCACGCGTCAATTGGCGGTGTAAAAGCGAAGCCCAATCTCCAAAAACCGAAACAAAAAAAGAAAATATATGGGAAAACGATCAAGACAATGGTTGGATCGTCCCTATTCCTGTTGGCTATGGTGCAGTCGGTGAAATGCAGCCATCTGGATCGGTATCTTCTGCCCGAGATAATACTATTCCTTTCCAGCCTGTTGAAAGCCTGTTTTCGATAGGGGAATGGATTGCGCCTTTCCGTCTAAAACACCCCAATGATTTATTATGGTATCCGTCTTCATTCTTGGGGGAAAAGAATATTATAGAAAAAAGCGTTTATCGTTGTCATAATTTTTACCAATATTCTTTATGA
- the csy1 gene encoding type I-F CRISPR-associated protein Csy1, whose product MQHNNARIQIFRQAISDFIKNRRDEKLKGKADDLAAMRKYDYAIWLEDAARRVGQIHAATHIAKAIHSSAKGSNLYIKPDSLPQREEIGSHLLGENFDIDIVGNAAALDVFKFLKTKVEDKTLLAWAEAGDPDFKAALSKNPDQAEEWISSFAGLLSSDKKVQSHALMKQLYWLRGKDPTEDDQYILLQPLFPSALVNYVHQNIQAVRFGESNKEARSAFYKKEASELVYQEYKKLAVQRLGGTKPQNISQLNFERGGVNYLLASLPPRWKNKRRLLPLNCKSALEVFFKRDDVYGQVDRLIKFLKSNPPDNLNTRQYRQRFEQKLTESLVDFAATIKAEMPVGWSREDSCQLPPYEKLWLDPERSLFSLRDGSDEADQIFYNEYMKGDWPDAVAQNFGRRLNAKLKHQDIPVGDTEYIHWVRQVTIDAAWPVPWRRRA is encoded by the coding sequence ATGCAGCATAATAATGCAAGAATACAGATTTTTCGTCAGGCTATTTCTGATTTTATTAAGAATCGTCGTGATGAAAAATTGAAGGGCAAAGCAGATGATCTCGCTGCAATGCGTAAATATGACTATGCTATTTGGCTAGAAGATGCGGCAAGAAGAGTAGGGCAGATTCATGCGGCTACCCATATCGCCAAAGCTATTCATTCATCGGCTAAAGGAAGCAATCTTTATATAAAACCGGATTCTCTACCACAGAGAGAAGAAATCGGATCGCATCTTTTAGGTGAAAATTTTGATATAGATATTGTCGGTAATGCTGCCGCCTTGGATGTCTTCAAATTTTTAAAAACAAAGGTTGAAGATAAGACCTTGTTAGCGTGGGCTGAAGCAGGTGATCCTGATTTTAAAGCGGCCTTGTCTAAAAATCCTGATCAGGCAGAAGAATGGATTTCTTCTTTTGCCGGCTTGTTGTCTTCGGATAAAAAAGTGCAGTCCCATGCCTTGATGAAGCAGCTTTATTGGTTGCGAGGGAAAGACCCGACTGAAGATGATCAGTATATTTTGCTGCAACCTTTATTCCCGAGCGCATTAGTTAACTATGTCCATCAAAATATTCAGGCCGTACGTTTCGGTGAGAGTAATAAGGAAGCCCGATCGGCTTTTTATAAAAAAGAAGCCTCTGAGTTAGTCTATCAGGAATATAAAAAACTGGCAGTTCAAAGGCTGGGAGGGACAAAGCCACAAAATATATCGCAACTTAATTTTGAACGAGGAGGCGTTAATTACCTTTTGGCATCCTTACCCCCTCGTTGGAAGAATAAAAGACGGCTTCTGCCTTTAAATTGTAAGTCAGCCCTAGAAGTCTTTTTTAAAAGAGATGACGTTTATGGTCAGGTTGATAGATTGATAAAATTCCTGAAATCAAATCCGCCAGATAACCTGAATACACGTCAGTATCGGCAAAGGTTTGAACAGAAATTAACAGAAAGCCTTGTCGATTTTGCTGCGACTATAAAAGCCGAAATGCCTGTTGGGTGGAGTCGGGAGGATAGCTGTCAATTGCCTCCGTATGAAAAATTATGGCTAGACCCTGAAAGAAGCCTTTTTTCTCTTCGTGATGGTTCGGATGAGGCCGATCAGATTTTTTATAATGAGTATATGAAAGGTGATTGGCCTGATGCCGTGGCGCAGAATTTCGGGCGTAGATTGAATGCGAAGCTGAAACATCAAGATATACCCGTGGGCGACACAGAATATATTCACTGGGTCAGACAAGTCACCATAGATGCAGCATGGCCAGTGCCGTGGCGTAGACGGGCATAG